A window from Primulina eburnea isolate SZY01 chromosome 2, ASM2296580v1, whole genome shotgun sequence encodes these proteins:
- the LOC140824645 gene encoding uncharacterized protein — MLLFVKLHDSLMYMSTCHEVWLDLRDRFQQSNAPRIYQIKKLLSGLNQGSLSVNSYYTKLRTLWDELKDYQPASVCQCGSMKDWVNYHNQECVMQFLMGLNESYAQIRAQILLVDPLPVIAKVFSLVVQEERQRSITTGNIAASIVPSASAVTNTTKKFLNPKSKGDKVCSYCNYTNHTVDQCYKLHGFPPGHPKFVTKSVLGKAPAHSCQTYASPEITSNISVDSLTHGQCNQLIELLSSKIHTMNNSTLDRQQQEPLVSCFNGYQSVEDDWDG; from the exons ATGCTGTTGTTCGTGAAATTGCATGATAGCTTGATGTATATGTCGACTTGCCATGAAGTTTGGCTCGATCTGCGTGATCGCTTTCAACAGAGCAACGCTCCAAGGATTTATCAGATTAAGAAATTACTCAGTGGTCTTAATCAAGGATCGTTAAGTGTCAATTCCTACTACACCAAGTTACGGACACTTTGGGATGAATTGAAAGATTATCAACCTGCTTCAGTATGTCAATGTGGATCAATGAAAGATTGGGTGAATTATCATAATCAGGAATGTGTTATGCAGTTCCTAATGGGGCTAAATGAGTCTTATGCACAGATACGAGCACAAATATTGTTAGTTGATCCTCTTCCTGTCATCGCTAAGGTGTTTTCTCTTGTAGTTCAGGAAGAAAGACAAAGGTCTATTACAACTGGAAACATTGCTGCTTCAATTGTGCCAAGTGCTTCTGCAGTTACGAATACTACCAAGAAATTTTTGAATCCCAAAAGCAAAGGTGATAAAGTTTGTTCTTACTGCAATTATACCAATCATACAGTTGATCAGTGCTACAAATTGCATGGCTTTCCCCCGGGTCACCCTAAGTTTGTGACAAAATCAGTTCTTGGGAAGGCACCTGCACATTCATGTCAGACTTATGCTTCTCCAGAGATCACTTCCAATATTTCAGTTGATTCCCTTACACATGGACAGTGTAATCAGCTCATTGAACTATTAAGTTCGAAGATTCATACAATGAATAACTCCACTTTAGATCGACAACAGCAAGAGCCATTAGTGTCCTGTTTCAACG GATATCAATCAGTCGAAGATGATTGGGATGGGTAG